The genomic window ctaaataactgAGTAGCACCACACTATCTGCTCTGGagacaggactttttttttttttttttatccagggCATCTTTCCGCGTGACCTGTTCTGAGTTCCAAAGCTGGGGAAGAGATTCAAACCTTCAAGAGTTCTTACAACTTTCAGGTACTCTGATGATTTCAGGGCATAGACGAAGCGCTTGTGGTCCGTGTCTGTCCCCGGGATTTCTGTTTCTTGGTTTGTATCTCTGCTGCAGGTCCAAGGAGCTGGGGCAATACCTCGAGTCTGGGTTCTTCCTCCCCAGGGACCTGGGGGAGCCCCCAAGACTCAGGGAAAGGGGAGAGCAAAGTGTGGGGTTGGTTCCCTCTAGTGGTCAGTGTTAGCACTGCATCCAGCTGCCTCAGATGGGCCCGGAAGGAATCAGCAAAAGTGCAATTGAAGACTGAATGGTGCCCAGAACCCCCACAATCTATTGCCTGCGCTTGGGCCCTTTTCccaacacacacattctctctgcTGTGTGGAGGGGAAACATGTGGGGCGGAGGAAAGGGATAGGATAGAGAGTGGGATGGGGTCTGTAGGGGTCTCAAGGACTGGCTATCCTGACATCCTTCCCCACGTTCAGGTTGGCCACCATGGTGTGCTGCCAGAGGACACCCACATGACCCTTAAAGAGAGGACAAGTTGGGTGGTATCGCTGGCTGACCCTCTGCACAACCCTCACAATGTTGGTGACGGTGGGAAGGGAAAGATGACAAGCCAGGGGGCATGATCCCAGCATGTGTGGGAGGAGTTTCTAAATTAGCCACTAGCACAGGCACGTCAGGGGCCCCATGCATAAACGTACAGAAAAACAGGTGGGGTCAAGCAGCAAGAGATAAGGGGCCAGGGTATAAAAAGGGCCCACAAGAGACCAGCTCCAGGATCCCAAGGCCCAACTCCCCGAACCACTCAGGGTCCTGTGGACAGCCCACCTAGCTGCAATGGCTGCAGGTAAGCGCCCCTAAAATCCATTTCTGCACGATGTGTCCCAAAGGAAGAGGCTGAGCCCTGTAGATGGGACGGGGGCACTAACCCTCAGGTTTGGGGCTTCTGAATGTGAGTATCGCCATCTAAGCCCAGATATTTGGCCAATCTCACAATGTTCCTGGTCCCTGGAGggatagagagagaaaaacaaacagctccTGGGGCGGGGAGAGCACTGGCCTCTTGCTCTCTGGCTCCCTCCGTTGCCCTCCGGTTTCTCCCTAGGCTCCCGGACATCCCTGCTCCTGGTTTTtgccctcctctgcctgccttggcttcaaGAGGCTGGTAGGGTCCCAAGCGTACCCTTATCCAGGCTTTTTGACCACGCTATGATCCAAGCCCATCGCCTGCACCAACTGGCCTTTGACACCTACCAGGAGTTTGTAAGCTCTTGGGGAATGGGTGCATGTCAGGGGTGGCAAGAAGGGGTGACTTTCCCCCCCTGGGAAGTCATGGGAGGAGACTAAGGAGCTCAGGGTTGTTTTCTGAAGCGAAAATGCCGGCAGATGAGCATACACTGAGCGAGGTTCTCAGAGAAGTAACAATGGGAGCTGGTCTCCAGCATAGAGACCAGCAGTCCCTCTTGGTGGGGGGGTCCTTCTCCTAGGAAGAAGCCTAtatcccaaaggaaaagaagcatTCGATCATGGAGAACCCCGAGGCCTCCTTCTGCTTCGCAGACTCTATTCCCACACCCTCCAACTTGGAGGAAACGCAGCAGAAATCCGTGAGTGGATGCCTTCTCCCCAAGGCGGGGATGGGGGAGGCCTGTGGTCAGAGCCCCCGGGCAGCACAGCCACTGCGTGTCCTTCCCCTGCAGAACCTAGAGCTGCTCCGCATCTCCCTGCTGCTCATCCAGTCGTGGCTGGAGCCCGTGCAGTTCCTCAGCAGTGTGTTTGCCAACAACCTGGTGCATCACACCTCGGACAGCGACGTCCATGACCTCCTAAAGGACCTAGAGGAAGGCATCGAAACGTTGATGGGGGTGAGGATGGCGCCAGGGGTCCCAAATCCTGGAACCCCACTGGCTTCAAGGGCTGGGGGAGAGAAACACTGCTGCTCTCTTTTTAGCAGTCAGGCCCTGACCCAAGTGAACTCACCTTAGTCTTCATTTCCCCTGGTGAATCCTCCAGGTCTTTCTTTACACCctgaaggggagggaggaaaatgaatgaatgagagagggagggagggaacagtGACCAAGCGCTGagcctctccttctcttccttcactGTGCAGAGGCTGGAAGATGGCAGCCCCCGGACTGGGCAGATCTTCAAGCAGACCTACAGCAAGTTTGACACACACTCACAGAACGATGACTCACTGCTCAGGAACTACGGGCTGCTCCACTGCTTCAGGAAGGACATGGACATGGTCGAGACATTCCTGCGCATGGTGCAGTGCCGCACTGTGGAGGGCAGCTGTGGCTTCTAGGTGCCCGCGTGGCATCCTGTGACCCCTCCCCAGTGCCTCTCCTGGCCCCGGAAGGTGCCACTCCAGTGCCCACCAGCCTTGTCCTAATAAAATTAAGTTATATCATTTTGTCTGATTAGGTGTCTTTCTATAATATTATGGAGTGGAAGGTAGTGGTGTGAAGCAAGGGGCAGCTGGGGAAGACGACCTGTAGGGCCTGCAGGGTCTATTGGGAACCAGGCCACTGAAATATAAGAGATTTGGTTGTTCCTGTGCCATAAGAAAGCTGACACATCACTGCAGTCTGTTACTCACTAAGGCCATTCCACCAGGTCAGTGGTCCCAGTTTACTGGTCATAGCTCAATGGTCATCCCAGAGATGACTTGAAGGCATTTCTTCCTCCCCCACCATCACGAGCAAAACCAAACCTGGCCCCCCAGGAgtgggaagaaatgaaaacaacatggGTTATTAAGTGCAGAGGCAAAAACTTCCCAACAGGTGAGGAAACAATATAATAGAATTACTTGTGTGCAGAACAACTTTAGGATCAATATTCCTTAAGCCCAACTACTTTTATGAGAACAATGCAAAAACGAGTTGGAGACATACAGAACCAGAGCATTTGGGATCTCAATTAGGGCAAGGAAAGTGGAAGAGAGATTTTATTTGGGGTTGCAAATGCAGTGACAACAGGTACCAGGAAGATAACAACGTAAGCAATGAGGGTTGGATGGAATAGG from Theropithecus gelada isolate Dixy unplaced genomic scaffold, Tgel_1.0 HiC_scaffold_3173, whole genome shotgun sequence includes these protein-coding regions:
- the LOC112617667 gene encoding somatotropin-like isoform X1 — its product is MAAGSRTSLLLVFALLCLPWLQEAGRVPSVPLSRLFDHAMIQAHRLHQLAFDTYQEFVSSWGMEAYIPKEKKHSIMENPEASFCFADSIPTPSNLEETQQKSNLELLRISLLLIQSWLEPVQFLSSVFANNLVHHTSDSDVHDLLKDLEEGIETLMGRLEDGSPRTGQIFKQTYSKFDTHSQNDDSLLRNYGLLHCFRKDMDMVETFLRMVQCRTVEGSCGF
- the LOC112617667 gene encoding somatotropin-like isoform X4, giving the protein MAAEAYIPKEKKHSIMENPEASFCFADSIPTPSNLEETQQKSNLELLRISLLLIQSWLEPVQFLSSVFANNLVHHTSDSDVHDLLKDLEEGIETLMGRLEDGSPRTGQIFKQTYSKFDTHSQNDDSLLRNYGLLHCFRKDMDMVETFLRMVQCRTVEGSCGF
- the LOC112617667 gene encoding somatotropin-like isoform X3 yields the protein MAAGSRTSLLLVFALLCLPWLQEAGRVPSVPLSRLFDHAMIQAHRLHQLAFDTYQEFVSSWGMDSIPTPSNLEETQQKSNLELLRISLLLIQSWLEPVQFLSSVFANNLVHHTSDSDVHDLLKDLEEGIETLMGRLEDGSPRTGQIFKQTYSKFDTHSQNDDSLLRNYGLLHCFRKDMDMVETFLRMVQCRTVEGSCGF
- the LOC112617667 gene encoding somatotropin-like isoform X5, which codes for MAAGSRTSLLLVFALLCLPWLQEADSIPTPSNLEETQQKSNLELLRISLLLIQSWLEPVQFLSSVFANNLVHHTSDSDVHDLLKDLEEGIETLMGRLEDGSPRTGQIFKQTYSKFDTHSQNDDSLLRNYGLLHCFRKDMDMVETFLRMVQCRTVEGSCGF
- the LOC112617667 gene encoding somatotropin-like isoform X7, with protein sequence MAADSIPTPSNLEETQQKSNLELLRISLLLIQSWLEPVQFLSSVFANNLVHHTSDSDVHDLLKDLEEGIETLMGRLEDGSPRTGQIFKQTYSKFDTHSQNDDSLLRNYGLLHCFRKDMDMVETFLRMVQCRTVEGSCGF
- the LOC112617667 gene encoding somatotropin-like isoform X8: MAAGSRTSLLLVFALLCLPWLQEAGRVPSVPLSRLFDHAMIQAHRLHQLAFDTYQEFRLEDGSPRTGQIFKQTYSKFDTHSQNDDSLLRNYGLLHCFRKDMDMVETFLRMVQCRTVEGSCGF
- the LOC112617667 gene encoding somatotropin-like isoform X2, with translation MAAGSRTSLLLVFALLCLPWLQEAGRVPSVPLSRLFDHAMIQAHRLHQLAFDTYQEFEEAYIPKEKKHSIMENPEASFCFADSIPTPSNLEETQQKSNLELLRISLLLIQSWLEPVQFLSSVFANNLVHHTSDSDVHDLLKDLEEGIETLMGRLEDGSPRTGQIFKQTYSKFDTHSQNDDSLLRNYGLLHCFRKDMDMVETFLRMVQCRTVEGSCGF
- the LOC112617667 gene encoding somatotropin-like isoform X6, whose protein sequence is MENPEASFCFADSIPTPSNLEETQQKSNLELLRISLLLIQSWLEPVQFLSSVFANNLVHHTSDSDVHDLLKDLEEGIETLMGRLEDGSPRTGQIFKQTYSKFDTHSQNDDSLLRNYGLLHCFRKDMDMVETFLRMVQCRTVEGSCGF